One segment of Castanea sativa cultivar Marrone di Chiusa Pesio chromosome 3, ASM4071231v1 DNA contains the following:
- the LOC142627577 gene encoding uncharacterized protein LOC142627577, with amino-acid sequence MKLSHSSIALLSLISLLFLSPISAQICQRSCGKQILTFPFGSDPGCGDPRFQQYVNCDQQKLTLTTHTGCYPITNIDYTKQVIYISDPSMSTCSCTQPSKGFGLDWDAPFTFHDDTIFALLDCSVSSSPIYTLNGLYGDGNNSKAPLCDNQGTPICSYLYSCTPFSTINLPISTCCIYAPVNLGPSFEMNLKKLQCTSYSGLYSYNGQESNPENWNYGIALKYKFNVNNEYPSSCAQCEKSHGVCGYTGPYNSFICNCPNGLNTSLDCFFVSSFNNGLRLLPWKNGAWLMYILAWSLVWVML; translated from the exons ATGAAGCTAAGTCACTCTTCCATAGCTCTTCTCTCCTTAATTTCTCTCCTCTTTCTCTCACCAATCTCAGCCCAAATCTGCCAAAGAAGCTGTGGCAAACAAATCCTCACATTCCCATTTGGTAGTGACCCTGGTTGTGGCGATCCACGCTTCCAACAATATGTTAATTGTGACCAACAAAAGCTCACCTTAACCACTCACACAGGTTGTTACCCTATCACCAACATTGACTACACCAAGCAAGTCATATACATCTCAGACCCTTCTATGTCAACCTGTTCCTGCACACAACCAAGTAAAGGCTTTGGCCTAGATTGGGATGCACCCTTTACTTTTCATGATGATACCATATTTGCTTTACTGGACTGTTCAGTCAGTTCTTCACCTATATACACATTGAATGGCCTATATGGTGATGGAAACAACTCCAAAGCCCCTCTTTGTGATAACCAAGGCACACCCATTTGTAGTTATTTATATTCTTGCACGCCTTTTAGTACCATCAACCTTCCAATCTCTACATGTTGCATTTATGCTCCTGTGAATCTTGGACCCTCGTTTGAAATGAACTTAAAGAAGCTTCAGTGCACTTCTTATTCTGGGCTTTACAGCTACAATGGCCAGGAATCCAACCCTGAAAATTGGAACTATGGGATAGCACTCAAATATAAGTTTAATGTGAATAATGAGTATCCAAGCTCATGTGCTCAATGTGAGAAGAGTCATGGAGTTTGTGGCTACACTGGACCTTACAATTCGTTTATCTGCAACTGTCCTAACGGGCTCAACACGTCGTTGGATTGTTTCTTTGTGTCATCATTTAATAATGGTTTGAGGCTTCTTCCATGGAAGAATG GGGcttggttgatgtatattttgGCATGGTCATTGGTTTGGGTCATGTTGTAG